The Cetobacterium sp. 8H DNA window CAAATTAGAATTGTTAAAGATATAGGTACAATCTTTTAAAAAAGATCCTACAAAGGGTTATATTTTTCAAGTATTTGATTGATGCTATCTATTATATTGAATGAAATAAAATGTTTATTGTAAGGTTCTTTTTATATTTTAATAGAAAGAACCTTATATAGTTTATTTTAATATATATAATAAATTGCCACTCTATAAATTTAAGTTGGTTTACAAATACTAAATTTGAATTAATTTATTGATATTTCTCTTTATTATGTTGTAACTGATATTTATTTTAAATTTAAAATATTTAATTTTTTAAATTATTTTTTCAATAAAGGGCTTTAACTTCAGTTTGTCATATTTTGTGATAGGGAAATTGAACTCTACTAATCGATCGTTTATATGATATTTTGAAAAATCCAAATCCTCAAATGTTAAGATAACTTTAGGGTTATTTTCTTTTAAGAACGCCTCTAAATCAAAGGCAGATACCAGATGATAGCTGTTTACATCACTTTTAAGACCAACATCTTCACACAGGTCTATAATTAAATTTTTGTGTAAAAATTTATAGACTACAGCGATCTCTTTTAATTGATCAATCTCTTTTTTTATATCTAAATAAACAACATTCAAAAGAGTCATAGTTAAATTAGCAAGATCAAAACTATCTAGTTGACCAAAATACTTTTTTAAAAGATCAGCTATTTTTTTATATGGAACTAAATAAGCTTCTCCAATAGAGTTATTAAAAATATAAAACTCATTGATATTGAAACTCTGTTTGTAATCCATAACAATAGTTATTAATAATATACGATTTAAAAGTTCTTTTGTAATTTTTATCTCTACCCTTAACTTATCTTCAATATATTTAATAAGATTTATAGCTTCGATAGCTTTTTTAGGGTACATCTTCAAAAGGTTTGTTTTAAATTTTTTCATAGAAAATTCTATCAATAGATATATATCAAAATCACTATATAGAGAGGTTTTCTTTAAAAAATCCACGAGCTCTATCCACTTATTTTCGGTATCTTCATCCAGTTTTTTATCTGTACTTGAATCTTGAAACTCTGTTCTCAATATAGAAATATATGTTATACTTTCTATATTTAAAGAAACAAAGGTATTGTTAGGAAGATTTGTCAGTTTAAAAATATTTTTAATTAGGCTATACACCTTATAAGTTTCTTTTAACTTATAAAACTCTATAAAAAATTCATCAAATATTTCAGGTAAATACTTTTGTTCTAAAAATATCTTTATTAAATAGAGCTTAAAAAAATCTCTTTTATCACTTTCTTTTCCCTCTAAAATAATACCATACCTAGTTAGATTCTTTATCTCTAAACTGAATTTTTCTAAAATTTCTTTTAGCTCATTTAAATCATTTGTTAAAGTTCGTCTAGTAACTCCTATTTTTTCACTAATTTGGCTTAGATTAATTATATCCAATTTTAAAAGTTTTAAAATGATATACATTCGTCTTTCCTCAGGAGTAAAACTCTGTTTTTTTCTTAATTTATCTATAATTTTTGGTGTTTTACTAATTTTATTATGAATGTTCTCTATAGAGTCACCATCAAAAAGATATTCTAAATCCTTTAAATATCTTTTTGTTTTAAACTCAGATATATTTAATATATCTGCCAATTCACTTACAGAGTAGACATTTCTTTTCAAGCAGTACATAATTTTAAAGTGTATAGATGTAACGTTCATAATCACTTCCTCTTTTCTTAGACTTAGATATTACACTAAGGAACTTAGTGCTTTTTCCATAGCTTTTATCTCAATTTTTTCTAAAATTTTCAAGTAGTTAAATGTTGATATTTTTTTTACATTTGAATCAGTATGTTTTTCATCACTTATTATTAAATCATAGTGTTTTATACAATCTAAATAATTAAACTTAAAATGAAAGGAAGGAAGTATATCTATATTTATATGAGAAAGATGTCTCTTTAGATTATCCTTCAAATAAAGATCATGTGGCAAAACTAC harbors:
- a CDS encoding HTH domain-containing protein, with protein sequence MNVTSIHFKIMYCLKRNVYSVSELADILNISEFKTKRYLKDLEYLFDGDSIENIHNKISKTPKIIDKLRKKQSFTPEERRMYIILKLLKLDIINLSQISEKIGVTRRTLTNDLNELKEILEKFSLEIKNLTRYGIILEGKESDKRDFFKLYLIKIFLEQKYLPEIFDEFFIEFYKLKETYKVYSLIKNIFKLTNLPNNTFVSLNIESITYISILRTEFQDSSTDKKLDEDTENKWIELVDFLKKTSLYSDFDIYLLIEFSMKKFKTNLLKMYPKKAIEAINLIKYIEDKLRVEIKITKELLNRILLITIVMDYKQSFNINEFYIFNNSIGEAYLVPYKKIADLLKKYFGQLDSFDLANLTMTLLNVVYLDIKKEIDQLKEIAVVYKFLHKNLIIDLCEDVGLKSDVNSYHLVSAFDLEAFLKENNPKVILTFEDLDFSKYHINDRLVEFNFPITKYDKLKLKPFIEKII